One segment of Paenibacillus rhizovicinus DNA contains the following:
- the sda gene encoding sporulation histidine kinase inhibitor Sda — translation MKLTNPFASVRNFIRSNHTSTSYTPYAPAFESNLQHASTHEPDTHNLFLPMQDRSLLLRPLSDTHLMEVYQEAKAMQLSEEFIALIEHAIEQRGLSIDDERQSLA, via the coding sequence ATGAAACTTACGAATCCATTCGCAAGCGTGCGAAATTTCATTCGATCCAACCACACAAGCACTTCCTATACACCTTATGCGCCTGCGTTCGAATCGAATCTCCAACACGCTTCCACGCATGAACCCGATACCCACAACTTGTTTTTGCCGATGCAGGACAGGTCGTTGTTGCTGCGTCCGCTCAGCGATACTCACTTGATGGAAGTTTATCAAGAAGCGAAGGCCATGCAGCTGTCCGAAGAATTTATCGCCTTGATCGAACATGCCATCGAGCAGCGCGGATTGAGCATCGACGATGAACGCCAATCACTAGCCTAG